acaacttttttcacatatgcagatTCACTTCCCAAGACCGCTAAACAGacctttatgtgtaaaattggtgaaGTTCCCCTTGAAGCCCAAACACAGTAGATTGACTGTCGACTGCCATGTGTGTTTATACAGATGCAATCACACCGAGTACCATGCCTTTTgtaaatttaagatttaatttctctgtttttgaaatgtctttCACAGGAGGTCAGCTCATTGGAAAAAATCTTATTGTATGATCTATTTGGTTGTTTGaaccatgaaaaacaatatgaaaaaagattttaaaaatgggtcaaaaACATatacttttgttttcaaaaaaagactaaataataTCATCAGATAGATGGTCACTGTAGTTTCTGCAAACGTCACACAAGCAGGAGTAAATTGtgaatttgttggggactattttctgcTGCAGATTTGGTGTGCTAGCAAATAGTCATGACAGCAGGACGAAATGTGTGGGATTGATTGggaataaactacagtgcccctCTTCATTATAATGAAGGATCATTTCACtctcactggtgtgtttttaatagtttttggacaaaaatggagGTCTATGGCACTCAGGCTTTAGATACTCTGTAACTGTTAGAAGGATTAATTCATTGTtgatgtttgtcttttcaaaaaagaaaactgggatttgttgacaataataaaaatatctatcAGCAAACTTATCTGAgtcagaaatatacagtattgcatttttatttccatttttaggGATCAGTCCAACATAGCAAACAAAATCCCACACACTGTCTAACTTGCAATGATAAATTTATTTTCAACGTTTCACTGCTAGACTTTCACCAGGCAAATGGTTTGTGACAATGAGGAGCCATCTTAAATAGCAGTGGCTTTAGGCCTGCAACCAATCACATTACCCCATGTGAAATAGAAAGACATGAATACCAAACAtcaatttactgtataaaagTTTCTCGAATCATACGTACAGctagaaaattcaaaatatattgtAGCAATAATACATAGTAAATTTACCCCAAAAATCTTACAAGAAATGGGTAAATTACTATAAAACGAATGCCTAAGGCCCTAAAGGCTAAACTGTATTCTCAAAAAGATACATTCCCCAAATATTACAGAACACATTTTAGATGAACCTGGAGGGATACAATTACATGGCATATGAAAACAGCATCAGTACATAAATAGAACTcttcataataaataaatacaacaagaCCTCTCACAATTCTAATGGGCAAACACTACAGATGTTAAGTAACAATAATCAAATCTACCTCTACCTCTAAATAGATCCTGCAGGCCCCAAAGAAAAGAATTACATTCAAAAAATGCACATATGTGGTAGCTTACATTTGTTGGATGAACTTAACATAGCATATAAAAAAGTCATCACCAATCATAAATATACTTTGACCTtccaaattaataaatataatggaCATCTAGTCTAGGAAGATTCATGCTGCATCaatgcatacatatataaatgGACACAATCAACAGGTCACATTGGTAAATGAAGCCAATAACATACGTACTTATTCATAAGTATACAGGACTGTCTGGGGCTGGACAAGAAGTCCACAGAAAACAATGTACAGGAGATATACTGAAAATATTCAGAGTAAGGAATCACAAGAAAAAGTTACGAAGTAATTCATCATTCAATCTTTTAAGGGCTAATGTTTGAAAAGTATAAATCCATGAAGCCTCACGCTGTTTGAGTAGTTtgttatgcccccccccccaatggtAGGTGACCTGTTTGATACCAAAGAAACGTAATAAAGCGATGTCATTGCGAGCGTCATTGAAATGCAGCTGTCCCTGCTGTGCAAATCTGTTTTTCATACCCCTGGCCCTCTCCATGAAGTCTTCTATGGAATCACAGGTCTTTCTCAATCAAAAAAAGGAAGTAGGGTGAAAACTTGTAGCCAGCAACAAGGCGTTTTTGTCAGTGTCCTTCCAGTAGAGTGTTGTAATGATGGAACCCATTTTTTTCGTGACCCACATGTCAAAGAAACTCACTTTTTCATGACTGTATTTTGATGTAAATTGCAGTAACAAATTGAGTAACAAAATTTGCCAGTTCACCTGAACTTCCATCATATATACAGACGATGTCATCAATGAATCTGTACCATTTTATAATCTTAGACAGATGATTGTTCTTGACTGAAGACAAAATTTCTcccaaaaaaaactacagataAATTAGCATAATCAGGTGCACAATGGTGCCCATGCTCCTGCttgaaaatataaatcattttcaaaactgaaatggtTGTATTTCATAACAAATTTGGCTTAGTCAATGATAGGCTGGTTAGGAAGGATGGATGTGTTGTTGCGGTCttgtaaataaaaacttaagGTCTCCAAACCACCTTCATGGGGTATGTTAGTATGATGGCTCGTGATATCAGGAGTCAGCTGAAAGATGGCATGAAATTTTATCAATGAAATCACTACTGTCCTTGATGTAGACTGGCAGGGTGTGGAGGGGGGCTTAATGAAGAAGTCCACAAAGTTTATGTGCCACAATGGGACGGCCTGGAGGGTTGGTTAGGGATTTATGTACTTTAGCCAAAGTGTATATTATAGGCCGTGTAGGGAGCTTGCAATATAGAAAATCAAGTTCTGATTCCGAAATCCAACCTCTCTTTTTAGCATCTTCAAGATAAGAAGGTATTTCCTGTTGAAAAGAAATGGTGGGGTCTGGCATTTGACAATTTAGAGAGAATTTCATGCCTATATTTCTCAGCATCTAGGATATAGATACCACCTCCTTTATCAGCTGGTTTGATGACAATGGCTTAAATGTTCATCATTTCATACAAGGaagcttttttttataaaagatttTGTATCTTGCTCCACAACTCTACAACAGGTATGTATCGAcgcattgtttgtgtgtggaaaaaaggtATCCCATCCCAAAGCCATTTATGTTCCTTTCCTACGCAGCTGTTGCATGAAATAGATGTGCCCTGTGGTCGTCTGTTCATAGATCAGTCCCAactactttattttgttttctgaactgtaagttttatatatatttttaaaattatttttttcttgataaatgtTACAATACACAAAATGATTACTAAACAACATAACCCTGCTGGAAGTGGGAGATACACATAACGAAAAACACATAAGACAACAGCTGGAGTTGTCAATGCAATTTGTAGCTTGTTTGAAGGCTTATAAAATGATAAGTGTTatgtagattaacatttcatttctgcaagttggttttatttctttcaaaatgtacataaaattaTTGTAAGTAATTGCAGATACAAAAAATCTGGGGAAATAATTAGtgtctttatttcaaataaaaccatATTTTGCTGAGTAATCACTCCTTTCAGAAGTTTTACATTGGCTGTAGAATTTTTTCACGTCAGACAAACACATCAGGCTGCAAATTTGTTGAACTCTCACTccagaaaaagcagagagataGCCAACATCCAGCAAACATAAAAGTcatgaaaaaaggttttgaagGCACAGGTCTGTACATTCTGAAGATTAATATTGCTATAATTTCTGCCAAGACATCAAACAGTATTATCATGTAAAGGCGTAGAtgcaggttttcattcatttatgtaGTTCAAATACAAAGACAAGGCTAGTTATTACTGATACTGAGTCTATTAGGGTTCCTCTGATGATTCATTTTTGACCAGCtcttggtttttattttataaatacaacacaaacatcACAGTGATCAAAATCTTACATTATTATTAGAAGAGTTTTGAGTATTTACTATTACTTGCATAATATTTTACTTTCAGCAATGTGCACAGGCTACATTACTACcacataaaggaaaaaaactgctgtaactACTGTGTACTCAaggtatatacagtacatagtaGCTGCTTGCTTTTATTAATTGCTGGTTTTCTAAATAACACCTCTTTGAAGCAAAAGTAGGCACAATATCTTTTTAAGGACTGGACGCCCAGCTGACATTCAACTGTGGTGAGTGACACAGGTGaaactggttaaaaaaatacatgcttgatgaaaataaataattaagacTTCAGTGGTGGAGGGAAAAGTCAGCGTGCTCTTGTTATATGAACAATCATGGTCTTGACTTGGCTGATGAGGCCAGAATTCATAGTTACTATCTGCAGCAATGCACTGCAagttaattaaacaatttattgCAAATATATTTACCGTTCATTCCTACCTCATCAAGATGGTGCATGAATTTGGAATGGTTGTAGTTTATGCGTATGTTAAGGCATCGCACAGTAGTACGTTACACAAAGCCCAGTgtaaagagtttaaaaaaaaaaaaaaaaaatgtccagagaATAGTTTAAGAAAACTATACTTTTCTCTGCATTGTAAGTATATTAAATAAAGCTCAACCCAAGTTTCATCAAGTATGGTATATAAATCAAGATgaagaatatattttcatgtaatacgttttttttaagcaaattcTAGTACCTTAGTGTCACAACAAATACCTTAATTTGCCTATATAAAGATATTTACTCGCTTGTCATTAAGTAATCACCAAGTATAATTAGTTCAAAGACAACTTTCCAGCATTCTCAAACAAATTTGACTCTGAAACTAAAAAAAGTGCATATGCTCTAAGACCTTCATAGAGATTGTGTCTCTCAGTACACAGTGACAACAGTACAAACTCACACAAGAGACAAAACTGGGACCTTAAGTGGGACTCTCTCCTTCGAGGAACCATGACCTTACACTGGCTTGGCAGGGCTAAGGGCTTGCAGGATACTGGGTTTTTCCTCTATGACGCGGAGCAGCAGGTTGTCGATGTACTCTTCGAGCTCAACGATCTTGGCGTCCTTCCTGGACAggtctgtttgctgtttcacCACCAGTGTGATCAGCTCTTCCTGGGTCAGCTGAGAATAGGGTCCACTTTGACCTGAGTCTGCCACCTGAGGGGCATGCAAAAAGTTAATGCAGCATATACCATCTaaacatttgattaatttaattaagtACATATTGAACTGTTAAGAGCTCTTTGGTTTATCCGCAGATAGAATAAACTCACGAACGCTTTttcagagaataaaaaaaaaagaaataaaaaaaatcatctcattATGTCTTACTTACTTAGTTTTCCACAGCTCTCAGCCACATCTTTttatcagcagatggagtttttcTTAAGTTattgaaaactgagaaaaaaactcCTTCCGCTGAGTCGAAAAATGTGGCAAGTGGACTTttttgtgaagatttttttttttaatcaaactgctATTTTCAAGGTCAAAAATTAAACTCATTACATAACAATATTTTCAGagttttcaaatgtgaaaaatcattCACTCCAACtgcaactgacatttttttcatggatttaatttttaaattccattaatATTTCTTTGGATTTACTCAAAAAAGCACTActtgtaaatatgtaaaatgtagATTTTGTTGCAGGGTGAAAAGAGATTTTATGTAATGCATCCCAGAGTTCCTCCAGCAGGAAAATCCAATTAACTTGGCGTGTGGGCACATGTCAAATCAAGTCTTTTGGTCTCAGTGTGTTATTTATGTCATGATGGTACCTTAATCTTCCCCAGTGTGCTGTCCCGGACCTTTATCTCTTTCACAGCTTGGGTGCTGGTGGCATGCTGGCTCTCAACTGAGGTCAGGGGCTTCACGGGATGAGGCCTGTAAAGAAAAACCACACATTATTATAAAGCCCTCAGAAAGATCACTCCACGTACAACAATATATACAGAAActtcacagaaaataattttaaaaaataaatattataaataggAATTAAAGATTAAACGATTTAATCTAGTATTTTGCAGATCTTCCAAATCACTCCACTGTGATCTACGTGCAATACTCAGAATTAAACTCAAAATAAGGAAAGTAAACCAAGAAATCACAAGCTTTCAAAATAGTCAAACCCAAGGTAAATCCCAACACCTTACAATACAACAGCATCAGCCATACGCAAATCTAGATAAACAGTCCACAGAAGCATTCTTTGTAAGTGGCCTCTTTAATCTCACCTGCGTGGCGTTGAGGCTAGCCCACCTCCATTGCTAATCTGAGCATTGACAGGCTGAACCTCAGACGGTGAAACCCATGCTCGCATTAGTGTCGTCTTTCCCAAAGACAAACCTCCTGCTGGTTCCTCCGTAATTACCTGGAGGGGATCTGAGGAAGTGAAAGCGTAGGGCGCAGTAAAAGTCTCAGCTCCAAATGGATCCTCTCCTCCATAAaaattgctttgtgtttttaaatcaacttgATGCTGAAGTGTTACAGACTCATTCATGACATCGCTTGTGGGGAGGCTTTGTGTGCCTTTATTATCTGAGGGAGTTTTTGGCGTAAgaatctgtttttgtctctgcgAATTCCTTCTTTGGAAAACAGAACTGACTTGTTTTGAatcatcatcttttttcctgtgttcactgtgtttgtctgaaTCACTGCCATTAAAAATAGCAAAGGAATCTGTTGGCTCATCTTCACTAAAAATTTTATAAAGATCATCTGCCGTCATTCCCCGATCGTCAGGCTTCTGTTCTTTCTGTATGTTGCCAGTAAAGAGGTCGCCGACTTCTTGCTTCTGCTTCACCTGTGTCCATGGGCCTTTGGAAAGAAACTCAGTACTGGGGAATGGGTCAAACTCTGAAAAGTTCTCCTTTGTCTGCCCGCCCTTTTTGTCCAAGCTGCTCACACTTTGACTAAATAACTTTTGGGTGTCactgttcatatttttgtcCGGTGTCACAGCAGAATCTTCTTGCTGTGTTGGCTCTTTGCCGTTAACCCTCCGTCTGGGTTTGGTTGTTGGCGCTTCTTTGTTCATGGAGAACTGCACTTCCCTTTGTTCATCTGCTGGAGCTGTATCCATGTGGCTAGTTGGGCTGGGTACATGTGTTACTGCAGGAGGTGGGTGCAACACCTTCTTTGCTCCATCCATTGACATCCCGGAGAGACTTTCTCTGCTTGAGATGTCAGTGTTTACAGGTCCTGGGATTGCAGATAGATTAGGCCTCATGACAGATTGCTCAGCAATGTTCTGGCTTTGTCTTTGACTAGAATCTGCTACTGACTGAGGGTGCTGAGATGTGACTGGTTTGGGGGGAGCTGGAGCAGCTACTTTTTTTGATGACATAGGTTTGGTCTCCTGACTTTGTGTTTGATGATACCTCATAGCAGGACTCTGTTGTGAGATGGAAGACCTAGGACTTGGTTCATGCTCCCCTGGGCCATCCACACTCATCTCTGGGCCAATAAATTCAGGTGGAGTGTCCCTGTGTCTCTGACTGACCTCAGCGATTATATGATCCCATCGAGTGTGCCCTTGCACTCCATGCCTTTTCTGTGGATAGAGGGTTTCATAATCAGGAAGTGGAAGAGACgtttttttgtcatgttgtgATCCATCTGCTTCTACATATGCAGGGTTCTTGATCTCTCTGACAGGAACGTGATTTCCTCCAATTTGGGTTCCATGTACATGATACCGAGGTGGCAGGGGggcttttctcttcttctccgCCATGGTGGTTGAAGATCCCAAAGATTCCACCGATGACAAATTCTCTGTGCTGCAACAGGGCAAACCAGACTGGTTTTGACTTATGTTTGGCGGAGCCAAGGATGAGTGGAGGTTGGAGAAATTATCAGGGGACTCAGATGTGACACTACAGAGGTTGGACTCAGATGTGGCTGGGGAAGGACACAGCTGACTGTGGGTTTGGCAGTCAGCGGGTTCACACTTCAGAGATTGAGCCAATCTGCCAAGGAGTGAAAACAAAGGCCTACAGGTCAGTGTGACCATCACATCACCTAAAGTCACTTCCACCAATGTACAACCCGTCACCAATTTAACCAGCGTCTCGCATGTCAACAAGTTGGTCAACAAAAACTATTCAATCCCCGTTTACAACCTCACATTAATGTTAACAATGGGATACAAAACAATTTATCCTAAATCTTATACAACTGAGAACAAATCTGTGATCTGTGACAACAAACTTCATTGTATCACAGTTATGCACTAGAAAAGGCTCCCATTCAATATGACAAAATCCTTTGGTTATAAAATGGTCCACTGTTCAATGTCAATGGCCAAACTAAAGACAGAACTTGATATTCACATGTctttcaattacattttctgtttttagctgTGACTTTCTCACATTGAGAAATTTCAACCTTCCAACACGTAAAGACTACAATGTGACATTTCTGCTTTAAGATTTTGCCACTTAGATCATCCTAGGTAACCCAAAGTGGgattaaaatataacaaaatatatataacaacTTAATACAAACAACTTTAAATGCGTTGTCTAGTATCTGCCATCTAGCAAACCTCCTTAAAAATAAGGATTACTGCAACATCACTGCCAATAGCGAGCACAAGCCCCTTACAGTTAtgatccaaaaataaataatccagtCCAATCCACTTcagaaacaacttttaaaaaaaatataaaaacagaatcCAATCACCCAAGACAGCTACATAGAAAGTCACACTGTGGCTCAGTCACTCCTTATGAGCTCTGGTCAGTCCACAACCTGCCCCACAACATCTTCACAAACACTTGCCACACCCAGATTCTCATCTCTACAGAGACCAAACAGGTCAAACAGGTCCGTCATCCACTGGATGCAATTCAAAGTTTTGGCCAGACACAAGGTTGAGTCAACATGAACAGAGACAGGATGGAAAGTTGTGAGTTTCAGTGTGGACAGACATGGTGTAGGATAAAAATTAATAACCAGAAATATGTGTTATGTTTTCTTAAATAACATTTGTAACTGATATGTGCCTCTTACTTGTGCCTGGATAGTAATGCACATACCACCAAAAAGGTTACGGAATGTGCGGGCACGGCTGTGGCCCCATTCATCAAATTCCAGTCACACAAGTCTAAGAATAGTGTGACTATAAGCAACAAATAGCATGCCAAGCATCACAACAGTGATTTAACAACAGCATTATTACATAGCCGCAACTTGTTAAGAGTATAAAATGCAACCAAATGAGAAGAAGGCCTACCTGGGTTTGACTGCAGACACTTTAGCCGTGCGGTTGAGGAAGACCATGGCAGAGGGGGTTTGTGGGTTGCGGCTGGATATTTGATGATCAGCTTTGCTTTCATTACTGCTAATTGTAGGATCTAAACTGAGGGGAATGTCCACAAAGGGGTTGGTGGAATGGTGGGAGATCGGTTGATCAGGATCTCCTGAGTCACTGCGAGGGGCTGGTGTAGGTAACTCCTCTTCAGTGTGTTGCTGaacctcctcttttttctcctccttctttctgATCATTCCAAAAAGAGTCGACAGCCTGTCACTCATGGAGGCCTCCTCCTGTCGTTTCTGCTCCTCTACTTTGCGACGCTCCTCCTCAAACCTCTGATTCTCTGCTGCTTCCAGTATCCTGCGCTCTTcctcttgctttcttttctcttcttcctcctccttctgtttcTTACTCCTTGCTTCATCCTCGAGGAAgtgtctcttcctctcctgttcTTCTCGGTATCtgagctcctcttcctcctgcagtCTCTTGGCCTCTGCTCTGtatttctcctcttcctccagcctCTTTGCTTCTGCTCTGCGCCTTTCTTCTGCCtgccttctctcctcctcctcttgatGGCGCTGTTGCTCCATTATGGCTCTATCTGTAGACTCACGCCTGTAGGTGGGGACAGGTACACTTTTAAAGGAATCTGCAGAGACATCAGAGGTGTGTTTGCGGACATCCTCCACAGAGCCTTGGCCTGAGCTGTTCAGACTGAGTGTAGATCCACTCTTGGGCTCTGCCTCCTCTGTGTACACATGGCTGCCGTTGATGCACAGGTTGTTCAGATCACTGTTGCTCTGCTTGGAGCGACCCAGTAGGGAGAAAGGACCCTGAGAGACCTTGCTGTCAGAGCTGCCTGTCCGCTTGTGTCCCAGGAATTTGAATTTCTTCTTAAC
Above is a genomic segment from Xiphias gladius isolate SHS-SW01 ecotype Sanya breed wild chromosome 19, ASM1685928v1, whole genome shotgun sequence containing:
- the rab11fip1a gene encoding rab11 family-interacting protein 1 isoform X2, which gives rise to MSLAVQSQHWFPTSVQVTVHQARNLRVKGKNGTNDAYAIIQVAKDKFSTSVAEKCVAPAWKEEASFDLPLFHPGNAERCTLYIIVMHRAQVGLDKFLGQAVINLVDLHDNKSRKKTEWFKLVDKTGKEDKARGEVFLDIQFMRNNMSASMFDLSIQDKPRSRISKLKDKVRGKKKDGFSDSASAIVPSVSQVLTDSEGEADAQSLNQSPGAKKKSKLKTLFAPKSNLHRNISQSMSTLGTLPEKNSSLSGSRSSGLNIDSPEVKKKFKFLGHKRTGSSDSKVSQGPFSLLGRSKQSNSDLNNLCINGSHVYTEEAEPKSGSTLSLNSSGQGSVEDVRKHTSDVSADSFKSVPVPTYRRESTDRAIMEQQRHQEEEERRQAEERRRAEAKRLEEEEKYRAEAKRLQEEEELRYREEQERKRHFLEDEARSKKQKEEEEEKRKQEEERRILEAAENQRFEEERRKVEEQKRQEEASMSDRLSTLFGMIRKKEEKKEEVQQHTEEELPTPAPRSDSGDPDQPISHHSTNPFVDIPLSLDPTISSNESKADHQISSRNPQTPSAMVFLNRTAKVSAVKPRPHPVKPLTSVESQHATSTQAVKEIKVRDSTLGKIKVADSGQSGPYSQLTQEELITLVVKQQTDLSRKDAKIVELEEYIDNLLLRVIEEKPSILQALSPAKPV
- the rab11fip1a gene encoding rab11 family-interacting protein 1 isoform X1, which encodes MSLAVQSQHWFPTSVQVTVHQARNLRVKGKNGTNDAYAIIQVAKDKFSTSVAEKCVAPAWKEEASFDLPLFHPGNAERCTLYIIVMHRAQVGLDKFLGQAVINLVDLHDNKSRKKTEWFKLVDKTGKEDKARGEVFLDIQFMRNNMSASMFDLSIQDKPRSRISKLKDKVRGKKKDGFSDSASAIVPSVSQVLTDSEGEADAQSLNQSPGAKKKSKLKTLFAPKSNLHRNISQSMSTLGTLPEKNSSLSGSRSSGLNIDSPEVKKKFKFLGHKRTGSSDSKVSQGPFSLLGRSKQSNSDLNNLCINGSHVYTEEAEPKSGSTLSLNSSGQGSVEDVRKHTSDVSADSFKSVPVPTYRRESTDRAIMEQQRHQEEEERRQAEERRRAEAKRLEEEEKYRAEAKRLQEEEELRYREEQERKRHFLEDEARSKKQKEEEEEKRKQEEERRILEAAENQRFEEERRKVEEQKRQEEASMSDRLSTLFGMIRKKEEKKEEVQQHTEEELPTPAPRSDSGDPDQPISHHSTNPFVDIPLSLDPTISSNESKADHQISSRNPQTPSAMVFLNRTAKVSAVKPRLAQSLKCEPADCQTHSQLCPSPATSESNLCSVTSESPDNFSNLHSSLAPPNISQNQSGLPCCSTENLSSVESLGSSTTMAEKKRKAPLPPRYHVHGTQIGGNHVPVREIKNPAYVEADGSQHDKKTSLPLPDYETLYPQKRHGVQGHTRWDHIIAEVSQRHRDTPPEFIGPEMSVDGPGEHEPSPRSSISQQSPAMRYHQTQSQETKPMSSKKVAAPAPPKPVTSQHPQSVADSSQRQSQNIAEQSVMRPNLSAIPGPVNTDISSRESLSGMSMDGAKKVLHPPPAVTHVPSPTSHMDTAPADEQREVQFSMNKEAPTTKPRRRVNGKEPTQQEDSAVTPDKNMNSDTQKLFSQSVSSLDKKGGQTKENFSEFDPFPSTEFLSKGPWTQVKQKQEVGDLFTGNIQKEQKPDDRGMTADDLYKIFSEDEPTDSFAIFNGSDSDKHSEHRKKDDDSKQVSSVFQRRNSQRQKQILTPKTPSDNKGTQSLPTSDVMNESVTLQHQVDLKTQSNFYGGEDPFGAETFTAPYAFTSSDPLQVITEEPAGGLSLGKTTLMRAWVSPSEVQPVNAQISNGGGLASTPRRPHPVKPLTSVESQHATSTQAVKEIKVRDSTLGKIKVADSGQSGPYSQLTQEELITLVVKQQTDLSRKDAKIVELEEYIDNLLLRVIEEKPSILQALSPAKPV